TTGATATACGAAAGTCAGGGAATTTTCATTTTCAATAATTTTATGCCTCATTTTGCGAGTCTCATAATGCTCCTTATACAGCGTATTGGCAATAAAAGTGATCGCTTTTTTAGGAACAATTTCTTTAATAAAAACCACACCGCGTTTCCATTCTCCGTTTTCAAATCTTTTTGCATAAAACCTTAAATTAACCTCTTCAAAATTGATGTGAAACGGAATTTTAAGTCCCAATACTTTCGTTTCTTTAAACATAAAACCAACAAGACTTACATAACATTTCCCGTTCCAGATATCCAGTTCTGTTCCTGCAGGAAGGTATTTCTCTAATATTTCAGCCTCAATTTCATAATTAATTATGGCTAAGTTTTTCCATTGTGCACTTAAGAAACTCATAATGTTGTGTGTTTTTTAAACTTTCAGAAAATAATGAAAGATTGATTTAAATTTTTTTGATTGTGTACACTAAAAAAGAAAGATAAAAAGCTAATAACGGAGGCAGAGAAAATGTAAAAAATGTTAGTGCTGGATTATAATCTGGTCCATAATTATTCCACAGAATAAAAAAGAGTGTTACACCGGCGAGATAGAAATACATTTTTCTGTCACAAACACCATCATACAATATTTTTAATGCAACCAAAACCTGGAGAAATCCCGTTACCATCGTTTATAATAAACTATACATGAAAGCGTATTCTTCGATAAAGGGATAACTGAGCAGGATAATAAGAGGCAGGCTTACTGCAAATGTGTTGATGTATTTTAAAGTTTTCATAATTACTGATTATTTTGAATTTTCAGAAAAAATTGAAAGTTTTGATTAAATTTTTTTATTTCATGATTTTTAAAACCAGTTTTCCTAACCAGTTTTCATTAAATTCAGTCATTTTGTCCAGCATATTATCTGCTTTCAAAACAAAATCATACAGTTTGGAGGTCTGGTCTACAAAATGTTTTTCTTCGGCAGAATCTTTCGCTTCAATAGTCGAAACTTCTTTTAATATTTTTAAAGCCGGTTTTAATTCTCTTTTGCTTCTTTCTCTCGAAATTTTTGCAGCCAGTTCATCCAGATCTTTTTCGGCAGTAAAAAACTCTTTTCGTTCTCCCGCTTTATTTTCTTTATATACAATCCCCCAATCCATTAAAGCTCTCAGGTTCATACTGGCATTTCCACGCGAAATTTGTAATTCTTCCATAATGTCTTCCATAGAAACAGGATCGTTTGAGACCATTAACAAAGCATGGATCTGTGCCATGGTTTTATTAATTCCCCATTGAGAACCTAAAGCTCCCCAGGTCTGAACGAATTTATTTTTTGCTTCTTTGAATTCCATGAAACAAATGTAAATAAAAGTTTTTAAACTTTCAAAAATAATTGAAAGTTTATTTAAAAACCCGGAAACAAATTATTTTTTTTAAGAATAATCTTATGACTTGTTTTTTGTGTTTCATGACATAGAATCTTCTGTTTCGTAACATTTTTATGTAATTGGCTGTATATCAGGTGTAATTTTAATCTGAAAAATAAAGGTAGCTGCTGTATTTTTTATCACGTGGAGCCAGAACCCACGCTAAAAAACGAACTGTTTCGCACAGTAAAGCGAAGGCGGAACCTGAAAAGCCTTATGAGTAAGACCCAAAAACTTATTATTATGCAACCTATACCTAGAAAAGTAAAAAATGTAAATGTATATCCTTATATAGACTGGAAAGGAGGAGGAGTTGGTCCTGTTATTCTTCCGGTTATCGAAGGGGCCAGCGGTACTTACGCTGTTGGTACATTGATCAGATCTGTATTTTACAACCTGAATCTTTCTTCAACTGGTCAAACAAAGCTAGGAATACATCAGAGATATGTAGCAATAGGAGAGTATCAGGACGGAACACCTTTTACTACACCCTGGATGTACTGCACAAACGCAGGCGATGAGCCTCAATTTGGAAGAACTATTAACCTTCTTAAACCGGAATCAGAAGCTTTAAATGCAGAATTTTTGCCTGACTACATCACGCTTGGACCTCTTACAGATATTACGGTTACACAATCATTTCCTCCTCCGGCAATTGGCGAGATTTTATTAATCGAAAACGGTGCAGGAAATGTAATTGCCACAAGAACCGGTACACCTCATGAAATGGGAATCGAAGTAAGCAGCGGTAACCGTGTAGGAGAACTAAGAGCTGGTTTGAGAAATATCATGATTACCGGAAAAAACAAAGACGGACAAAATGTTACAATGGGTAACCTTACCTGTATAAGCCCAAATGAACCGGCGATTTTCCTTCATCAGTTTGGACCTTTCGAATAAATTTTTTACACCAGATAATAGTTCTCGTCTGTAAGAATCTATTTGAAATAAATCAATACTAAGTTAATCTAAAAAATAAAACCATGGGAGTAATCATGCCTTACGGTGTTGCAATCAGAGAAGCGATAGCTTCTAATGATTTAGCAAAAATGGAATCTATTGCAGAGCAGGCAAAACAGATAGTTAAAGATCAGGGCGATTTAAGCGCTGCTCTTCTGGACTTGCTGGAAGCAATAGAAGCCTTGAAAAACAAAAAATAAAAAGTTTTTTCAAACCAAAAACAAACAAACTGTCTTGTTCAGTAAAACAAGGGTGAAACCGAAAAACCTTACGAGTAGGAATAACCTAAAAACAAACTATTATGGGAGCTATTATGCTTTACGCCGCAGGAATCAGAGAAGCACTTGTTTCAAATGATTTAGAAAAAATGAAAGCAGTAGCCGAGCAGGCTAAACAAACTGTGAAAGAACAAGGAGACTTAAGTGCCGCTTTGTTAGAATTGCTTGAGGCAATTGAAAAATTGAAAAAATAATCTAGAAAAGAACGGTTTATTGAGTCCTGACTTTATAAACCGTTTTTTTTAAGTAATTAAGTAACCCTAAATTAATTAAGATGAATAAGACTTCTACACGATACAGAGTAAGAGATGATTACAAAACAGCAACACCTGTTCATGTTGTATGGGAAATTACGCTGGCCTGTAATTTGAAATGTTCACATTGCGGCTCCAGAGCAGGCAAAGTAAGACCCGGTGAATTAACTACAGAACAATGCTTCGAAGTTATTGACAGTCTAAAACGTCTTGGTACAAGAGAAATAACCATTATTGGCGGGGAAGCTTTTTTACGAAAAGACTGGCTTGATATAATCGAAAGAATCAGCGAAAGCGGTATTGAATGTTCGATGCAGTCCGGTGCTTATAATTTAAATGAAGAAAGAATCAGCAGTGCCAAAAAAGCGGGCATACGAAATATTGGCGTTTCGATTGACGGAATGCCGGAAACACATAATAAAATAAGAGGAAGAAGAGATTCCTTCGACCATGTTATCCATTGTCTGCAATTACTAAAAAGCCACGATATTCCTTCGAGTGTTAATACTGTTATTACCAAATTAAATCAGGACGAGCTGAACGATCTTCTGGATGTTCTGATCGAAAACGGAGTAAGAAACTGGCAGATTCAGCTTGCCGTTGCAATGGGAAATGCCGTAGATCATGCAGACGAATTAATTCTGCAACCGTATGAATTAATCGATTTTTACGAAAAACTAATCGTGATTTACAGAAAAGCACTGGCTCATAATGTTTTAATTCAGGCAGGAAACAACATAGGTTACTTTGGTCCATATGAACATATCTGGAGACAAGGTAACGAAAAATATTATACAGGTTGTTCTGCAGGACATACCGGAATTGGCATTGAAGCCGATGGAAAAATTAAAGGATGTCCATCCTTACCCACAACAGAATATACCGGCGGTAACGTAAAAGATATGAAACTGGAAGACATTTGGAGATACAGCGAAGAAATGGTTTTTTCCAGATATAGAAACAAAGAAGAATTATGGGGAGGCTGCAAAGGCTGTTATTACGAATCGTCCTGCCTCGCCGGATGTACCTGGACAAGTCATGTACTGTTTGGCAAAAGAGGAAACAATCCGTTTTGCCATCACCGGGCCTTGGAACTAAAAAAGAAAGGACTTCACGAGCGCATCAGAAAAATAAAAGAAGCTCCCGGATTGTCTTTTGATATTGGCTTGTTTGAGATAATCGTAGAAAACGAAAAAGGTGAAATAATAGAAATCCAGTCACCATATAACAGTCCGCCATCACTTCCTGCCGAAGATTATACAGACAGAGTACCAAGAATGCCGCAGGCACTTAAACTCTGCAGCGGCTGCGATAATTATGTGTATGAAGAAGAAGAAACCTGCAGTTTCTGCAAAGCCGATATTCAGAAAGTAAACGATGAATATGCGGCTAAAATGGAAAAAGCCAAACGATCACTGGAAAAATTAGAACTATTAATGATGAGATAATATGGAACTGCTAAAAAAGATTCAATCAGAAATTGACAAACAATCAGATACGATCGAAGAAAATTTAAGTCTTCCGGAAATTACAATCAAATACGGCTTAAACTCGTATCGATACGGATCGTCCAGTTTTTTAGCTGATCTTTTTGATCCTGTCGAAATAACAAACCAAACCGTCTTTTATGATTTGGGATCAGGTTACGGAAATATAATTTTATACGGAGCCGTAAAATATCCCGAAGCACAATTTAAAGGAATTGAAATCCTGAAAGAACGACATGAGGTCTGTGCTGATTTGATAGAGAAAGAACAATTAAAAAATGCCGCTGCAATCTGCGGTGATATTTTAAAAACCGATATTTCTGACGGAACGATTTTTTATCTCTACAATCCTCTCTTTGATTTTCAGTATGCCGAATTACTGGATAAACTCTATCAGATTTCTTTAAACAAACCCATTATTGTTATTGCAGAATCGCGCTGTGTTTTCTTTGATGAGGCAGACTGGCTTGAACAATACTATCTTAAGGATATTGATGTCATCCGAAAAATTAAATATTACCGATCCAGATAAAACCAGAAAAAAACAGTCGGCTAGGCAAAACCGCATGCACAATTTTTTATGACAAAAATTAACGGTTTCATGCCGCATATTAATCTGTTTGTGACATTTCCTGTTTACTGTGATTTTTTATAAGATAAGTTTACCCATAAAAATAAAAACCCCTTGTTTTTCCGGCTCTTTAACCTGGATTCAAAAAGACAAACCCAAAAACAAATAATAACTAAAAAACTAAGATCATGGCTAATTTAAGTTCAATTATCCTTCCGGTTCTTCAGGATATGGAAGAATCGCATTTAAAAGATCAATTATTAAAGTTCCTGCCAAACCAGACAGAAGCTTTTTCAAAAATCGAAAAAAGCTTCATTCAGTTAACTTCAAAAGTTCAGGACAAAGAGCGTTTACAGCGTTTCTTTCACAGCTGGAGCCAGACCAATAACAGTGCAATGACTGTTGCCGGAATCAGCAACCGTATTACAATGCTGGTTCATAAAAAACAGCCAATTGCAGACGAAAAAGCACTTTTGCAATCTATTACCAGTTTAAACAGAATTGTAGATGAAGATCTTGCAGTGGTAGGGCGTGTATTGCATTCTCAGTTATTCTATACTATGGCAACAAATATTTGTACAGATGATGACTGGCTTTCACGTAAATATTTAAACCAGAGCGCTTACGAATTTAAAGCCTGGAAAGACCAGAACTCCCTTCGAAACAAAGATATCATGATCGCTTTATTAACGACTTTGATACATGAAATTTATACTCACGGTGAAGTAGAATATATTCTTCCAAAATTTGAAGCCTGGGTTACAAACGACTATGGATTTTCTGAAGAAGACCGAGATAAAACTTTAGCATGGATTAGTGTACACTGCGGGCCGACAGAAAAAAATCATTTCTTTTTTGCCGTGAGCGCTATTTTCCATTATGCAAAAGCCATGAATGTAAATCTTGAATCGTATGATCTTGAAAACATCATCAAAGATTACTTAGATAAGAAATCGGCCGTAATGGAAGATGTAATGGAAATTGAAGAAGTAAGTATCTAATTATTGCAAAAAATGATTACTACAAGTAAAGAAGCAGAGCCTAAAGTCACGTCTAAAATTTCATTGCAGCAAAATCCATCTGATAAACAAAAAAAGTGGAACCAGTTGTTTGTGCAATATCTTCAGACTGATACCGGATTAGACCGAAATTCATTTGCCGGTTCTTCGGTAAAATTGTCTTCGGGCTATAATAAAAAAATGAGACGTTTATGCTCTGTTTTAAATCATGCTTGTAAAGCTGTTGTTTTAAATTATTTTGAAGATGAAAGAATTCGGGAATATTATCAGTTGGATAATGATCTCGAAACTTTACTAAAAAAATGCAATAACCAGCCATATAATCAGGGCTTTTACCGCCCTGATTTTTTATATGACAAAAACGATCAGGCAAAAATTTGTGAAATAGGCGCACGTTATCCGCTAAACGGCTGGATGATCAGCTATTATCTGGAATTAATCGATAATGAAATCAATAGAGAACAAAGTAAGGAATCTGACCTGAAAAACCTGATCAGCGATTTGTATTATCAATTTTCTCCCGACAAAAAAATAGCACTTGTTCATGACGACGAAAAAGGAACCGAAATTTTTTATCTTCAAAAGGAACTGGCAAAATTTGGTATCGAATTAATTTCTGTAAAACCTCAGGATTTAATCGTTTCAAATGATTCTGTTTATGTAAATGGAGAACCCGTTTCTAAATTTATATTAGAAATGGATCGTGAGGAACTCAAAAAAATAAATCCGGAGGTAATCGATAAACTGATTGAACAAAATACCTATTTCAATGACATTCGAACTTTAATTTTAATTCATGACAAAAGAGTTTTGGCTGTTCTTTACGACGAACAAATTATGAGCGATTATGTAAATGAGGAAGACTATACCTTTTTAAAAAAATACCTTATTCCGAGTTATGTAATTATAGACCCAATTGGCTGTGATCCTTTTATTTATTGCGACACCAATTTAATCTTAAAATTAAACAGCGGCGGCAGAGGAATAGGCGCTTATGTAAAAAACGAATGTACAGATCAGGAATGGGAAAACATTATTAGACAAAACTGGAATAAATACCTCATTCAGCATTTTGTAGATCAGAAAGAATTCGACGATATCGAGAACAACCGTGACATTCATCTCGTTGGCATGCTATTGTGTAAAGATGACAAAACCTATGGTTCCGGTTTATTTCGCGGTTCAGATGAATCAGTTGTAAATGTACATCAGGGCAGGGCATTGATTTATCCTGTATCAGACTAATCAAAAAAATGAAACATACTGTTGTTATTCCGCTTTACAATAAAGAAGCTTATATATCAGATACCATTCGTTCGCTCGCTTTTCAGGAGAAAAAACCATACGAAATTATCATTGTTGATGACTGCAGTACAGATAAAAGCCTGCCGCGTTTAAAAGAAGCTTTGGCATTTTTTGCACCGCAGTTCCTGCAAACCAATGTTCAGATTATCAAATTAAAAGAGAACAAAGGTCCTGGGAATGCACGAAACACTGGACTTGAAAATGCAAAAGGCGACCTGATAAGTTTTCTGGATGCCGATGATTATTACACCCCTTTCTGTTTACTCGAAGCCGGTTTAGTAATGGAACAGGAAAATATCGACATTCTGGTGCTCGGAATTGTATTGGTACCCTCAAAATATTATCTGCCTCAAATAAAATCATTCGAAAAAGAACTGATTTTTTTGCATGATGAGCTCTTTTTGATTCCAAATATACTGCACACCATAAGTTCTCCGGATTTTATTATGGGCGTTGGAAGCAATGTTGTCATCAAAAAGAAACTTTTAGAAAATGTGCGTTATGAAACCAATGTTTCCTTAAATGAAGGAATTGATTTTTGGTACCGGGTTTTAAAAAGTATGGAAAAAACATCTCGTACCGCTTTACTTAATAAAGTCTGTATTGAAGTTAGAGAAGTAGAAGGAAGTTTGTCCCGAATAAGTTATAAGAGCTGGAAAGAATTAAAAATTCCGGTTACCATACAACGATATCAAAATAGCACCGATTGCAATGACCGGCAGTTAATGGGAATGTTATCGCAGCGATGGTTTGATCACGCTATGGAACGTTTACCATCCTTTTGGCAAAAATTACTCTTTGTGTTACATCACTTTAAAACCTTATTTCGAAATCGCCGGTATTTCAGAAAAAGAAATAAATAAACCACAAAATTATGTACGAAACCTGTACTTTTCATACAACAGATCTCACGGAATTGCAGGATTATTTTGAACTGGCAAAAAAGAATCCGTTATATACAGCATTTTATAAAGAATCCGAATCTGCTTCTAAAGCTCCAATGCTGAGTAAAAAAGAATTGATTCCCATTCTGAAAACTAAATTTAAACTTCAGGAGGAAAATACCGGTGTGTATCTTGTGCGTTCAGGCGGGAGCACTCAAAATCCTTTAGTTTTTCCTGTGGACATTCAGGAAAACCATAATCAGCGTCTGGCATTGGCAGAAGAATTAATCCAAAACAATTTTTTTAGTCCGAAAACCATAGCTTTAAATATTTTTGGTTATTCTGATATGTACCGCACAGCAGCAATAATGGATGATATTTTAGAAAAATGCCAGGCCACAACATTAGCCTTAAGCGCACATGCCGCTTATGCCGATATGGAACACGCAGCAGATTATTTTAAGCCTGATTTTATATTGGGAACACCTTCAAAATTATTATGCTTTGCACAGTTTTTAGAAGAAAAGAATAAAAAACTTGAAATCCGGAATTTACTTTACGGAGGAGAATTTTTAAGACCAAACATACAAAAGCTTTTACAGAAAACACTTGGAGTACAGCAAATCTATTCGTTATATGGTTCTGCCGAAACCGGAATTTGGGCCTGGTGTAATGTTACCGAAAAGCCGTCACTATTTTCAGTTATTAACGGAATTATAATCGAAATCCTGAATCCGGACAAAGAAGGATATGGTACAATTGCCGTAACGAATACTTTTAGAAAAAGATTTCCGGTTTTTCGATATGCCATTGGCGATTTAGGCCGCTGGGTTGAAGCTGACGGAAAATCCTTTCTGGAGTTAAAATCGCGAGAAAGTAAATCTTTTATCCTTTGCGAACAGCATTACGATTTAGACGATTTTGCTTTTTTAACAAACGGAGCTGCTGCTTTTCAAATCCAGCTTTCGACCTCAGATAAGTTTAAGGAAATCATACGTTTTTTACTTGTTCATGACCTTCCTCAAAAACAAATACCTGAATTTGTTCAGGAAAAATGCGAGGCACTAAAAAAACTTCTTTATTATGACGAACGTTTTATGAAAGTAGAGGTTTCGCTCGTAAAAGCCTCCGATTTATACATTGATCCCAATACTGCAAAAACACCTATATTGTTGGATATTAGATGATTTAACTTGCGTTGTTTTTCATTACAGCAAAAAGTTTGTTCATGACATTCTTTTAAGCTTTGATGACATTCTTTTTATAGTCTTTTTTTTGTTCGATTAATTTTAATCAAAATAACTGCGGGAACTCTGTTTCTTAAAGTTTGTTTTTAGAGAAAATCTCAAATTTCAACTAACAAAAAAATAACTATTATGACCACATTTTCATCAAGTCCGAATTTTGCGAACGGTTTTCCAACACCGGGTCCGCAGGATCCAACAGCACAAAAAGTTTTGGATCACATTTTTTTCCTTTCAGAAACCGACTGGAAAATTGCACGAGAACAAGAACATTTTGATTTTATAGTTATTGGGAGCGGTTTCTGTGCTTTGGCTTTCGCCGAAAAAACATTAGAAGAAAACCCGGAGGCAAGAATTTTAATAGTAGAACGAGGTCCTTTTTTCCTGCCAGAACACTTTCAAAATCTTCCTATTCCGTATCAGCATGTATTGGGCGGATTGTCAGAAACATTTCCGTGGACACTTTCAAGAAAAACGGCTCAGCAGCCAAAAGGAAATATCCAGTTTCAACACGGAATGATTCCGTTTTTTGGAGGAAGAAGTATTATGTGGAGTGCGTGGTGCCCAAGACCGACTCAGGAAGAAATGCAGTACTGGCCTCAGGAAACGATTGATGCGGCTAATAGAAAATTTAAAGATGCTGAAAAGCTGTTAAATGTTATTCCGGCAGATAAAATTGATACCAAACTTGATGATGCAGTTTTAAATCATGTAGCTTCACAGCGTCCTGTTTATAATGTAATGCAGAAAAAACTGCAAAAAATGTTAGCAGATAATTTAGAAAAGATTCCATCTGCTACCAGAAGTATGGCTGCTCCTTTGGCAGTAGGTTCCGGAGAACTGCAGGGATTAGATTTTGCTAAATTTTCTACTCCGTCCGTAATGCTGGAACTTGCCATAAAACAAGCCGATAAAAGTAAAAAAAAGGAAGGAAGCCCTTTAAAAATGGTTGCCAATTGTATTGTAGAGCGTATTCATCAGCAGGATGGCGTTGCGACAGCTCTGGAAACTTCAAGAGGAGTAATAAATGTAGGCGATGCCAAAGTAATTCTGGCAATGGGAACACTGCCGCCAACTACCTTATTATTAAATTCTTTCCCGCAGGTTAAAAGAGCAGGAGAACGTTTTACGGCTCATTTTATTACTTCAATTGTAGCCCGTATTCCTCGTAACGATTATGATTTTGCACAACGGTTAGATGAACTGGAATTGGCAGCAATTTATATGGCAGGAACCAATAAAAAAAGCGGTATGCAGTATCATGTGCAGTTGTCTGTTTTATCAGATAAAAACCCGAAAGAAAATGCACAAAAAGCAGCACGATATATGCCGGATGTTGTGGCAACAGCCTCGATGGCACAATTAAAAGATTCTAAAGATTATCTGGTATTTGTCTGCGCTGTACTGGGTGAAATGGATTTTATAAATCCGGAAAACTTTTTACGTCTTAACGGACAATCTGACCCTACTACAAATGTTACGCTTCAGGCAATTGCCAGTAAAAAAGATTTACAAACCTGGGACACAATGGATGAAGGAACTTTTGAAATGCTGGAAAAAGCCTTATCTCCAAAAGGAGAAGGGGCTGTACAATACTGGAGAGGCTCTCCAGACAAAGGAGAGTGGGTGAAGGAAAGACCTCCGGTAGATCAGCGTAGAGTAGGCGGTCTGGTTCACGAAGGCTCAAGTCTTTGGATTGGAAAAGACGACGAAGGTGTTGTAGGATTAGACTATCGTCCAAACGGAGTAGAGAATGTTTATGTAACCGGCGGTGCACTTTGGCCTGCAAGCGGTTCATGGAACCCCACTTTAACTATGGTCGCTCTGGCTCAGGATTTGGCAGAAAATTTAAACCGCGAATCTATCAGCAAAACTAAAATTGGCTCTAAGAAAGCCGCTTCAAAATAATCGAAAATGAAAACTCAGATTTTAGAACATTTGACTGGAGATATAAATAATATTCCATTAGATACCATTCCTCCTATGACAGTAGGGGATGTTCTCGATAAAACAGACGGTGTATATTTTTGTATAAAAAACAGAGATTCGGTTTTTCTTTGGGTCAATAAAAACTTTGCCGATTTA
This portion of the Flavobacterium gelatinilyticum genome encodes:
- a CDS encoding DUF1843 domain-containing protein translates to MGVIMPYGVAIREAIASNDLAKMESIAEQAKQIVKDQGDLSAALLDLLEAIEALKNKK
- a CDS encoding YqjF family protein, with amino-acid sequence MSFLSAQWKNLAIINYEIEAEILEKYLPAGTELDIWNGKCYVSLVGFMFKETKVLGLKIPFHINFEEVNLRFYAKRFENGEWKRGVVFIKEIVPKKAITFIANTLYKEHYETRKMRHKIIENENSLTFVYQWKTDKKWNTIQVETQKELKEIETDSEAGFITEHYFGYTKYDDNTTFEYEVKHPRWQQFEIKNFMLHVDFGKNYGEDFTVLQNQKPVSVFLAKGSEIKVENKKTLRHEYQL
- a CDS encoding GbsR/MarR family transcriptional regulator, which encodes MEFKEAKNKFVQTWGALGSQWGINKTMAQIHALLMVSNDPVSMEDIMEELQISRGNASMNLRALMDWGIVYKENKAGERKEFFTAEKDLDELAAKISRERSKRELKPALKILKEVSTIEAKDSAEEKHFVDQTSKLYDFVLKADNMLDKMTEFNENWLGKLVLKIMK
- a CDS encoding glycosyltransferase family 2 protein, translating into MKHTVVIPLYNKEAYISDTIRSLAFQEKKPYEIIIVDDCSTDKSLPRLKEALAFFAPQFLQTNVQIIKLKENKGPGNARNTGLENAKGDLISFLDADDYYTPFCLLEAGLVMEQENIDILVLGIVLVPSKYYLPQIKSFEKELIFLHDELFLIPNILHTISSPDFIMGVGSNVVIKKKLLENVRYETNVSLNEGIDFWYRVLKSMEKTSRTALLNKVCIEVREVEGSLSRISYKSWKELKIPVTIQRYQNSTDCNDRQLMGMLSQRWFDHAMERLPSFWQKLLFVLHHFKTLFRNRRYFRKRNK
- a CDS encoding DUF1843 domain-containing protein, producing MGAIMLYAAGIREALVSNDLEKMKAVAEQAKQTVKEQGDLSAALLELLEAIEKLKK
- a CDS encoding radical SAM/SPASM domain-containing protein; translation: MNKTSTRYRVRDDYKTATPVHVVWEITLACNLKCSHCGSRAGKVRPGELTTEQCFEVIDSLKRLGTREITIIGGEAFLRKDWLDIIERISESGIECSMQSGAYNLNEERISSAKKAGIRNIGVSIDGMPETHNKIRGRRDSFDHVIHCLQLLKSHDIPSSVNTVITKLNQDELNDLLDVLIENGVRNWQIQLAVAMGNAVDHADELILQPYELIDFYEKLIVIYRKALAHNVLIQAGNNIGYFGPYEHIWRQGNEKYYTGCSAGHTGIGIEADGKIKGCPSLPTTEYTGGNVKDMKLEDIWRYSEEMVFSRYRNKEELWGGCKGCYYESSCLAGCTWTSHVLFGKRGNNPFCHHRALELKKKGLHERIRKIKEAPGLSFDIGLFEIIVENEKGEIIEIQSPYNSPPSLPAEDYTDRVPRMPQALKLCSGCDNYVYEEEETCSFCKADIQKVNDEYAAKMEKAKRSLEKLELLMMR
- a CDS encoding GMC oxidoreductase — encoded protein: MTTFSSSPNFANGFPTPGPQDPTAQKVLDHIFFLSETDWKIAREQEHFDFIVIGSGFCALAFAEKTLEENPEARILIVERGPFFLPEHFQNLPIPYQHVLGGLSETFPWTLSRKTAQQPKGNIQFQHGMIPFFGGRSIMWSAWCPRPTQEEMQYWPQETIDAANRKFKDAEKLLNVIPADKIDTKLDDAVLNHVASQRPVYNVMQKKLQKMLADNLEKIPSATRSMAAPLAVGSGELQGLDFAKFSTPSVMLELAIKQADKSKKKEGSPLKMVANCIVERIHQQDGVATALETSRGVINVGDAKVILAMGTLPPTTLLLNSFPQVKRAGERFTAHFITSIVARIPRNDYDFAQRLDELELAAIYMAGTNKKSGMQYHVQLSVLSDKNPKENAQKAARYMPDVVATASMAQLKDSKDYLVFVCAVLGEMDFINPENFLRLNGQSDPTTNVTLQAIASKKDLQTWDTMDEGTFEMLEKALSPKGEGAVQYWRGSPDKGEWVKERPPVDQRRVGGLVHEGSSLWIGKDDEGVVGLDYRPNGVENVYVTGGALWPASGSWNPTLTMVALAQDLAENLNRESISKTKIGSKKAASK